A stretch of the Desulfobacter sp. genome encodes the following:
- a CDS encoding HDIG domain-containing protein, whose product MRSISPVRQAAQSIDPLTVIEQFYDKGSPLYQLLVDHSEKVAQKSLEIAHNLAHLDPDLAFIETAAMLHDIGVIKTSAPSIGCTGKSPYICHGYLGRNMLDSLGLPTAFGLVAERHTGAGISKNNILQANLPLPPRDMKPLTLEEKIICCADKFFSKSPKKKKTLMTREKIIDELFKINPGHARRFSSWAERFNL is encoded by the coding sequence ATGAGGTCAATCTCCCCGGTCAGGCAAGCGGCCCAATCCATAGATCCCTTGACTGTTATCGAGCAATTCTACGACAAAGGCTCTCCTTTGTATCAGCTTTTGGTGGATCACTCAGAAAAGGTGGCCCAAAAAAGCCTTGAGATTGCTCATAACCTTGCCCATCTGGATCCTGACCTGGCCTTTATTGAAACGGCAGCCATGCTCCATGACATCGGTGTTATAAAAACATCCGCCCCTTCCATTGGATGCACAGGAAAATCACCCTATATCTGCCACGGATATCTGGGACGTAACATGCTCGACTCTCTGGGTCTGCCCACGGCCTTTGGCCTTGTTGCCGAGCGCCACACCGGGGCAGGCATCAGCAAAAACAATATTTTACAGGCAAACCTGCCCCTACCTCCCAGGGATATGAAACCTCTGACACTGGAGGAGAAAATCATCTGCTGTGCAGATAAATTCTTTTCCAAAAGCCCAAAAAAGAAAAAGACCCTCATGACCCGGGAAAAAATCATTGACGAGCTTTTCAAGATCAATCCCGGACATGCCCGTCGCTTTTCATCCTGGGCAGAACGATTCAACCTGTAA